A genome region from Hydrogenoanaerobacterium saccharovorans includes the following:
- a CDS encoding sodium-translocating pyrophosphatase, with amino-acid sequence MIISTTGFQFISIIIAVCAFAVAAWLYKWVNAQPSSNARIAEVGTLIRRGANTFLKQEYAVLAKFAVIVAVVILLFLPKPIWNNNVLENVTMAISYLAGTVFSAISGKIGIQIATIANVKAAEAAKEGIKPSFMVGFRGGAVMGMAVVGSSLLGVAAVLMITGNTTALLGFSFGASSLALFAKAGGGIFTKTADISADLVGKVELGIPEDDPRNPAVIADNVGDNVGDVAGMGADLFDSNVASIAAALIMGASLDGGVSGKNTAVVFCYAAIGLLASIIGVATAKIGKNGNPTRALNSSTYVTTAIFGILTAAATALFGFEWRIWGASAVGLLVGVIIGIASDYFTDDSKRPVHYVANASKSGPAFTILSGISYGLISTLPAMVGIAASALIAYKLCAPIGEGYAMFGISMSAVGMLSIVGMIISNDAYGPIVDNARGLAEMGNLGDEVLETTDQLDSAGNTVKAITKGFAIGAAGLTVIALLGAFMSEVNAAAIELGLPTINGFDVMDPVVFFGMLIGAAIPAVFSAMLILGVDRNAQRMVTEIHRQFKEIVGLKEGKEGVVPEYDKCIQIATTGAIKELIPAGLTAIISTLVVGFVGGVHAIGGFLTGNIVSGLIFALFMSNAGGLWDNAKKYIESGHEGGKGSEAHKSAVVGDTVGDPFKDTAGPSINTQITVVSLVASLMSTLFLTMSLFG; translated from the coding sequence ATGATTATTAGTACAACTGGATTTCAGTTTATTTCTATCATCATCGCAGTATGTGCTTTTGCTGTGGCGGCATGGCTTTATAAATGGGTCAATGCCCAACCTTCCTCCAATGCACGAATTGCAGAAGTGGGTACTTTAATACGCAGGGGTGCAAATACTTTTTTAAAACAGGAATACGCCGTACTTGCAAAGTTCGCAGTGATTGTAGCAGTTGTTATCCTGCTGTTTTTGCCTAAACCCATCTGGAATAATAATGTGCTCGAAAACGTCACCATGGCAATCTCGTATCTTGCCGGTACGGTTTTTTCAGCCATTTCGGGTAAAATCGGTATCCAGATTGCAACCATTGCCAACGTCAAGGCAGCAGAAGCTGCCAAAGAAGGCATTAAACCTTCGTTTATGGTGGGCTTTCGCGGCGGTGCTGTAATGGGTATGGCAGTGGTTGGCAGCAGCCTTTTGGGTGTTGCTGCGGTTTTGATGATAACAGGCAACACCACTGCTCTGCTCGGGTTCAGTTTTGGTGCAAGTTCGCTGGCTCTATTTGCAAAAGCAGGCGGTGGTATCTTTACAAAAACTGCCGACATTAGTGCCGATTTGGTGGGCAAAGTTGAACTCGGCATCCCTGAGGACGACCCGCGCAATCCCGCTGTTATCGCTGACAACGTGGGGGATAACGTGGGTGACGTTGCCGGCATGGGTGCAGATTTGTTTGATTCCAACGTTGCTTCCATCGCAGCCGCGCTTATTATGGGGGCTTCATTGGACGGCGGTGTCAGCGGCAAAAATACAGCGGTTGTATTTTGCTATGCCGCAATCGGTCTTCTTGCATCTATCATCGGTGTAGCTACTGCAAAAATCGGTAAAAACGGCAACCCTACCCGTGCACTCAACAGCAGCACCTATGTCACCACCGCAATTTTTGGCATTTTAACAGCTGCGGCCACTGCTTTGTTTGGCTTTGAGTGGCGTATTTGGGGCGCCAGTGCAGTAGGCCTTTTGGTTGGCGTTATCATCGGCATTGCCAGCGATTACTTTACCGATGACAGCAAACGTCCGGTGCATTACGTGGCAAATGCATCCAAATCCGGCCCTGCGTTTACCATTTTGTCCGGTATATCGTACGGTCTTATTAGCACATTACCCGCTATGGTGGGTATTGCTGCTTCTGCACTGATTGCATATAAACTTTGCGCCCCCATCGGCGAGGGCTACGCGATGTTCGGCATCTCGATGTCCGCAGTTGGTATGCTTTCGATTGTCGGTATGATTATCTCCAATGATGCATACGGCCCGATTGTTGACAACGCACGAGGCTTAGCCGAAATGGGCAATCTCGGCGATGAGGTGCTTGAAACAACCGACCAACTCGACAGTGCGGGCAACACCGTAAAAGCAATTACCAAAGGGTTTGCCATCGGTGCGGCAGGCCTAACGGTTATTGCACTGCTGGGCGCGTTTATGAGCGAAGTAAACGCAGCAGCGATTGAGCTTGGTCTGCCAACCATCAACGGCTTTGACGTGATGGACCCTGTTGTATTCTTTGGTATGCTCATCGGCGCGGCTATCCCCGCTGTGTTCTCGGCAATGCTCATTCTGGGTGTTGACCGTAATGCGCAGCGTATGGTTACCGAAATTCACCGCCAGTTCAAAGAGATTGTGGGCTTAAAAGAAGGCAAAGAAGGCGTTGTACCCGAATACGACAAGTGCATCCAAATTGCTACCACAGGTGCCATTAAAGAGTTGATTCCCGCAGGTTTAACTGCCATCATTTCAACACTGGTTGTGGGCTTTGTCGGCGGCGTTCATGCCATCGGCGGTTTCTTAACAGGCAATATTGTAAGCGGTTTGATTTTTGCACTGTTTATGTCCAACGCAGGTGGCTTATGGGATAATGCCAAAAAGTACATCGAATCCGGCCATGAAGGCGGCAAGGGCAGTGAGGCACACAAATCTGCTGTTGTAGGCGATACGGTAGGCGATCCGTTTAAAGATACCGCAGGTCCTTCCATCAACACACAAATTACCGTAGTTTCGCTTGTGGCATCGTTGATGTCTACCTTGTTCCTAACAATGTCTTTGTTCGGCTGA
- the polA gene encoding DNA polymerase I, which yields MKMLAVDGNSILNRAFYGIKLLSTKDGTYTNAIFGFLNILLKITSDVEPDSVAIAFDMRAPTFRHKRYDNYKAQRKGMPEELAQQMPILKELLGYLGYTLVQCEGYEADDILGTLAAACTKNKNECVIATGDKDSLQLIGDYVTVRLATTKMGQADSTLYDTETFRERYGIEPIQLIDLKAIMGDSSDNIPGVKGIGEKGATQLISQYGSVEKIYEQIDTIDVKPAMRQKLIADREMAFLSKELATIYCEVPVCTDFDCYKRGETQHAEAARLLAKLEMYKMIERLNINADGAATVSENGLPAAPAPMLVVTELEEMLRTLDDAQDAVIDLICRWEGDTFLRCAVVYDKKVAFTESRTIFNRFLKGQWKIRTENAKELHRYSFINRVPIQNIAFDTLIAGYLLNPNSTNYTLPALAANNNAQSFELKGEIPEAFDEMAADCAVFTSLCDKLAEEISANGQEDLLYNIELPLAKVLASMEVIGFAIDKEALTLFGKELDVDIERYQKQIYEHAGKEFNINSPSQLGDVLFVDLELPAKKKTKTGYSTNADVLDSLRGKHPIIENILEYRKLTKLKSTYVDGLLKVVHEDGRIHSSFQQTETRTGRISSTEPNLQNIPVRTEIGSNLRKFFGAKTGCKLVDADYSQIELRVLAHISGDQNMSEAFRTGEDIHTQTASQVFDLPPLFVTPTMRSRAKAVNFGIVYGISAFSLSQDIGVSVSEADQYIKGYLKTYSGVKMYMEDTVAFGKEHGYVATMWGRRRYLPELASSNHNLRSFGERVAMNTPIQGSAADIIKIAMVRVYHRLEAEGLQARLILQVHDELIVEAPVDEAEKVQQIVKEEMEHAASLNVPLIADAKVGTTWFDAH from the coding sequence ATGAAAATGCTTGCAGTCGATGGAAACTCGATTTTGAACCGAGCCTTTTACGGCATAAAACTGCTCTCCACCAAAGACGGTACTTATACCAATGCCATTTTTGGCTTTTTAAACATTTTACTGAAAATCACTTCGGATGTTGAGCCTGATTCTGTTGCCATTGCGTTTGACATGAGAGCGCCGACGTTTCGCCACAAGCGCTACGACAACTACAAGGCACAACGCAAGGGCATGCCCGAAGAACTTGCCCAGCAAATGCCTATTTTAAAAGAACTGCTGGGTTACCTCGGCTACACATTGGTGCAGTGTGAAGGGTACGAAGCAGACGATATTTTGGGTACACTCGCCGCTGCCTGCACCAAAAATAAAAATGAATGCGTCATTGCAACAGGGGATAAAGACAGCCTGCAGCTGATTGGCGATTATGTCACCGTGCGCCTTGCCACCACAAAGATGGGGCAGGCAGATTCCACCTTGTACGATACCGAAACGTTCCGCGAACGCTACGGCATCGAACCCATTCAACTCATCGACCTAAAAGCAATTATGGGCGACAGCTCGGATAACATCCCGGGCGTAAAGGGCATTGGTGAAAAAGGTGCAACTCAGCTTATTTCGCAGTACGGCTCAGTGGAAAAAATCTATGAACAGATTGACACCATTGATGTAAAGCCTGCTATGCGGCAAAAACTGATTGCCGACCGCGAGATGGCGTTTCTCTCAAAAGAGCTTGCAACGATTTATTGCGAAGTGCCGGTCTGCACCGACTTTGACTGCTATAAGCGCGGTGAAACTCAACATGCCGAGGCGGCACGCCTGCTTGCAAAACTAGAAATGTACAAGATGATAGAACGTCTCAACATTAATGCAGACGGTGCTGCGACTGTTTCTGAAAACGGACTGCCTGCAGCTCCCGCGCCCATGCTGGTTGTTACCGAGCTGGAGGAAATGCTGCGTACACTGGACGATGCACAGGATGCGGTTATCGACTTGATTTGTCGATGGGAGGGCGATACCTTTTTACGCTGTGCAGTTGTATACGATAAAAAAGTTGCATTTACCGAAAGCCGTACTATTTTCAACCGTTTCTTGAAAGGGCAGTGGAAAATTCGCACTGAAAACGCAAAAGAACTACATCGTTACTCGTTTATCAATCGGGTACCAATACAAAACATCGCTTTTGATACTTTGATTGCCGGATATCTGCTCAACCCCAATTCCACCAACTATACCCTGCCCGCGTTGGCTGCAAACAACAATGCACAAAGCTTTGAGCTGAAAGGCGAAATCCCCGAAGCCTTTGATGAAATGGCAGCTGACTGTGCAGTGTTTACTTCGCTTTGCGACAAACTGGCAGAAGAAATCAGCGCAAATGGGCAGGAAGATCTGCTTTATAACATCGAACTTCCGCTTGCAAAGGTACTTGCCTCTATGGAGGTAATCGGTTTTGCCATTGACAAAGAGGCGCTTACCTTATTCGGTAAAGAACTGGATGTGGACATTGAGCGGTATCAAAAGCAAATCTACGAGCATGCAGGCAAAGAGTTTAATATCAATTCGCCGTCACAGCTTGGGGACGTTCTTTTTGTAGACTTGGAACTCCCTGCCAAGAAAAAAACAAAAACCGGTTACTCTACCAATGCCGATGTGCTTGATTCCCTGCGTGGCAAGCACCCGATTATCGAAAATATTTTGGAATACCGCAAACTGACTAAACTGAAATCCACTTATGTAGACGGTCTATTGAAGGTAGTGCACGAAGACGGGCGCATTCACAGCAGTTTTCAGCAAACCGAAACGCGCACAGGTCGCATCAGCTCTACCGAGCCAAATCTGCAAAATATCCCTGTACGCACCGAAATCGGCAGCAATTTGCGCAAATTTTTTGGTGCTAAAACCGGATGCAAATTGGTGGATGCGGACTACTCCCAAATCGAACTGCGTGTTTTGGCGCACATTTCGGGAGACCAAAATATGTCTGAGGCGTTTCGCACGGGTGAAGATATTCATACGCAAACCGCGTCGCAGGTATTTGACCTGCCCCCCCTGTTTGTTACCCCCACCATGCGTTCGCGCGCAAAAGCGGTCAACTTTGGTATTGTCTACGGCATCTCGGCATTTTCGCTTTCGCAGGATATCGGAGTTAGCGTTTCAGAAGCAGACCAATACATCAAGGGCTACCTGAAAACCTATTCGGGAGTTAAAATGTATATGGAAGACACGGTTGCTTTTGGCAAAGAGCACGGCTACGTTGCCACCATGTGGGGCCGCCGCCGTTACCTGCCCGAACTAGCAAGCAGCAACCACAACCTGCGCAGCTTTGGCGAGCGCGTTGCTATGAACACCCCCATTCAAGGTTCGGCAGCAGACATCATCAAAATTGCTATGGTACGCGTTTATCATCGTTTAGAGGCAGAGGGCTTGCAGGCAAGGTTGATTTTACAGGTGCACGATGAATTGATTGTAGAAGCACCTGTTGATGAAGCGGAAAAAGTACAGCAGATTGTAAAAGAGGAAATGGAGCACGCAGCCAGCTTGAATGTTCCGCTTATTGCTGATGCCAAAGTAGGTACAACATGGTTTGATGCTCACTAG
- a CDS encoding dicarboxylate/amino acid:cation symporter, with amino-acid sequence MKKVLNSLIFKLLVGVFLGAVIGLYSPVWLMNIIVTVKSLFGQIIFFIVPLIIIGFIAPSIAKLKSNASKLLTLAIVLAYVSSVGAATLSTIAGYTIIPHLTIQPAADGLRELPKLIFDLQIPPVMSVMSALMFSIVIGLATAWTKSDLFEKLLDQFQNIVLTIVSKIVIPILPLFIGTTFATLAYEGSITKQVPVFISVILIVIVGHFIWMALLYGVAGAYSGKNPARVFKHYGPAYLTAVGTMSSAATLPVALTSARKSDALRSDIIDFGVPLFANIHLCGSVLTETFFVMTVSQILYGKLPSVSSMIIFIILLGIFAIGAPGVPGGTVMASLGLISSVLLFDEAGLALMLTIFALQDSFGTACNVTGDGALTLILTGFVEKHHIKAEV; translated from the coding sequence ATGAAAAAGGTACTCAACAGCTTGATCTTTAAGTTGCTCGTAGGCGTGTTCTTAGGTGCAGTTATAGGGCTTTATAGCCCCGTATGGCTTATGAACATCATTGTTACGGTAAAATCGTTGTTTGGCCAAATCATCTTTTTTATCGTCCCCCTCATCATCATCGGGTTTATCGCACCATCCATTGCTAAGCTGAAAAGTAATGCATCCAAGCTGCTGACACTTGCCATAGTGCTGGCTTATGTATCGTCGGTAGGTGCGGCAACATTGTCAACCATCGCTGGTTATACGATAATTCCCCACCTCACCATTCAACCGGCGGCAGATGGTTTACGCGAACTACCAAAATTAATTTTTGATTTACAAATTCCGCCTGTTATGTCGGTTATGAGTGCACTGATGTTCTCTATCGTAATTGGCCTCGCCACTGCTTGGACGAAATCTGATCTGTTTGAAAAACTGTTGGATCAGTTCCAGAATATTGTGCTTACAATTGTATCCAAAATCGTGATTCCTATTTTGCCGTTGTTCATCGGCACCACGTTTGCAACCCTTGCGTATGAGGGTTCCATTACCAAACAAGTGCCTGTGTTTATCAGCGTAATTTTGATTGTGATTGTAGGGCATTTTATTTGGATGGCTTTGCTGTACGGTGTTGCGGGTGCTTACTCCGGCAAAAACCCTGCACGCGTATTTAAACACTATGGCCCGGCATACCTTACCGCGGTAGGTACGATGTCATCGGCTGCAACCCTGCCGGTAGCGCTTACAAGCGCCCGTAAATCCGATGCATTGCGCTCCGATATCATCGATTTCGGTGTCCCGCTATTTGCAAATATCCATCTTTGCGGTTCGGTGCTCACCGAGACATTTTTTGTTATGACAGTATCACAAATATTGTACGGTAAGCTTCCAAGTGTCAGCTCAATGATTATCTTTATTATTTTGCTTGGTATTTTTGCCATTGGTGCTCCGGGCGTTCCCGGTGGGACAGTTATGGCTTCGTTGGGGCTAATTAGCAGTGTACTTCTATTTGATGAAGCCGGACTTGCGCTGATGCTCACCATCTTTGCACTGCAAGATAGTTTTGGTACTGCCTGCAACGTTACTGGTGACGGTGCGCTTACCCTCATACTCACAGGCTTTGTAGAAAAACATCATATCAAAGCAGAGGTATAA
- a CDS encoding TSUP family transporter, which yields METYGLTLLIVCPLVFVAGIVDSIAGGGGIITLPAYLFAGLPVHLAYGTNKFGSSFGSLIATVKYARSGCIEYKSAACSVVGALIGSWCGAQLVVYLDEIYLKYSLLVILPIVAVFLLFNRNFGAAKPEPRLKGTKLYLVAAAIGLVIGAYDGFFGPGTGTFLTLAFTGVLGFSLLNASGNARVVNLASNLAALTAYIINAKVIYAVGIPAAICAIGGNYLGARLAVKKGEKFIRPIILFAVGLLFLHMILEII from the coding sequence TTGGAAACCTATGGATTAACGCTGCTGATTGTGTGCCCGTTGGTTTTTGTGGCGGGTATAGTTGACTCAATTGCAGGGGGCGGGGGCATTATTACACTGCCTGCCTACTTGTTTGCGGGGCTGCCGGTGCATTTGGCGTACGGAACCAACAAGTTTGGCTCCAGTTTCGGTTCGCTTATTGCAACGGTAAAGTATGCCCGCAGCGGTTGTATTGAGTATAAATCAGCAGCGTGTTCGGTAGTAGGTGCGCTAATAGGCTCGTGGTGCGGTGCACAGCTTGTAGTGTATCTTGATGAAATTTACTTAAAGTATAGTCTTCTGGTAATATTGCCGATAGTAGCAGTATTTTTACTGTTTAACCGCAACTTCGGCGCAGCAAAACCCGAACCTCGGCTTAAGGGCACCAAACTTTACCTTGTTGCAGCCGCAATTGGCTTAGTAATTGGTGCTTATGACGGTTTTTTTGGGCCGGGCACAGGCACTTTTTTAACACTTGCTTTTACCGGTGTGCTTGGCTTTTCTTTGCTCAATGCATCGGGCAATGCGCGTGTAGTCAATCTCGCATCCAACTTGGCGGCACTCACAGCATACATCATCAATGCTAAGGTGATTTATGCGGTAGGCATTCCTGCTGCAATTTGTGCTATCGGGGGCAACTACCTTGGCGCACGCCTTGCGGTCAAAAAGGGCGAAAAGTTTATACGCCCCATTATTTTGTTTGCAGTAGGGCTTTTATTCCTACATATGATACTGGAGATTATCTAA
- the dusB gene encoding tRNA dihydrouridine synthase DusB, which translates to MNQTIKIGNVEINRTAALAPMAGTADRAFREICKRFGACYVVGEMVSSKGLTFQSKKSAELLVVSDAERPIGVQLFGDDPLTMAQAAELAMSYNPDIIDINMGCPAPKIAGNGGGSALMKTPKLAGEITKAVVNAVDVPVTVKFRKGWNDDSVNAVEFGKIAEQNGAAAITVHGRTREQMYAPPVDIDMIAQVKRAVTSIPVIANGDVVDIQSAVEMYERTGADLIMIGRGALGNPWVFRQIDAYFKDGTVLPPPTLEEKVEVMLEHIRLACEYKTERVAMREARKHAAWYLTGVHGAAGFRRQAGTLCTFDDLRLLAQQVLQSHQE; encoded by the coding sequence ATGAACCAAACAATCAAAATAGGCAATGTAGAAATCAACCGAACCGCCGCTCTCGCGCCAATGGCGGGCACGGCAGACCGTGCATTTCGTGAAATATGCAAGCGATTTGGCGCGTGCTATGTGGTAGGCGAAATGGTAAGCAGCAAGGGGCTGACGTTTCAGAGTAAAAAGTCAGCGGAATTGCTTGTTGTGTCCGATGCCGAGCGCCCCATAGGGGTACAGCTGTTCGGGGATGACCCGCTTACGATGGCGCAGGCGGCAGAGCTTGCTATGAGCTACAACCCCGATATTATCGACATTAACATGGGCTGCCCTGCACCCAAAATAGCGGGCAATGGGGGCGGAAGTGCATTGATGAAAACCCCAAAACTTGCGGGTGAAATTACCAAGGCAGTAGTAAATGCAGTGGATGTGCCTGTGACCGTAAAATTTCGCAAGGGGTGGAATGATGACAGCGTAAATGCGGTAGAGTTCGGCAAAATTGCCGAGCAAAACGGTGCCGCCGCCATTACTGTGCATGGGCGTACACGCGAGCAAATGTATGCACCGCCGGTTGATATCGATATGATTGCGCAGGTAAAACGCGCGGTAACTTCTATACCCGTAATAGCCAACGGCGATGTGGTGGACATACAAAGCGCAGTGGAAATGTATGAGAGAACGGGTGCCGACCTGATTATGATTGGCAGGGGCGCACTGGGCAACCCGTGGGTGTTTCGGCAAATTGATGCTTATTTTAAAGACGGAACTGTCCTCCCACCGCCGACACTTGAAGAAAAAGTAGAGGTTATGTTGGAGCATATTCGCCTTGCATGCGAGTATAAAACCGAGCGTGTTGCCATGCGCGAGGCACGAAAACATGCAGCATGGTACCTCACCGGGGTGCATGGTGCAGCGGGCTTTCGTAGGCAGGCGGGTACGCTTTGCACCTTTGATGACCTGCGTTTATTGGCACAGCAGGTGTTGCAAAGCCATCAAGAATAA
- a CDS encoding alanine/glycine:cation symporter family protein, whose product MEVISNIVKVVNGFLWDFALLFLLCGTGIYFTVRLRFVQVRKFKEGMKAVFGNIKLRGDKANEDGMSSFQSLATAVAAQVGTGNIAGAATAIASGGPGAILWMWLSAFFGMATIYSEATLAQQFKTRVDGEITGGPVYYIKAKFKGKFGTFLAGFFSVAIILALGFMGNMVQSNSIGDAFKTAFGVNPLIVGIFVAAVAAFIFIGGAKRIASVTEKIVPIMAVLYVLGSLIVLIFNWRNVGNAFVQIFVLAFNPQAMAGGVVGATVQKALSLGVARGLFSNEAGMGSTPHAHAMAKVKHPCEQGVVAMIGVFIDTFIVLTMTALVIITTGALSSGKTGSALAQNAFNSVFGSAGNIFIAICMLFFAFSTIIGWYFFGEVNVKYLFGKKAVKFYSLLVVVFVILGSLMKVDLVWSMSDMFNALMVIPNLIGVLALSGLVVKLNKRYENGNLEPLDLDLK is encoded by the coding sequence TTGGAGGTAATTTCAAACATTGTCAAAGTGGTGAACGGCTTTTTGTGGGATTTCGCACTGCTATTTCTGCTTTGTGGCACCGGTATCTATTTTACTGTACGCCTGCGATTTGTGCAGGTAAGAAAATTTAAAGAAGGCATGAAAGCCGTTTTTGGCAACATTAAGCTGCGCGGCGATAAAGCGAATGAAGACGGTATGAGCTCGTTCCAATCGTTGGCAACTGCAGTTGCGGCACAGGTGGGCACGGGCAATATCGCAGGCGCGGCAACCGCAATTGCATCCGGCGGGCCGGGTGCAATTTTATGGATGTGGCTTTCTGCATTCTTTGGTATGGCAACCATTTATTCAGAAGCAACATTGGCACAGCAGTTTAAAACCCGTGTGGACGGCGAAATCACAGGCGGCCCTGTCTACTACATAAAGGCAAAGTTTAAAGGCAAGTTTGGTACATTTTTGGCAGGCTTTTTCTCGGTCGCCATTATCCTTGCGCTTGGTTTTATGGGCAATATGGTGCAGTCAAACTCCATTGGAGATGCCTTTAAAACGGCATTTGGTGTGAACCCACTGATTGTCGGTATTTTTGTTGCGGCAGTAGCGGCGTTTATTTTTATCGGTGGTGCAAAGCGTATTGCATCGGTTACCGAAAAAATTGTACCGATTATGGCGGTTTTGTATGTACTCGGTTCACTGATTGTACTTATTTTTAATTGGCGGAATGTGGGCAATGCATTTGTACAAATATTTGTACTGGCGTTTAATCCGCAGGCTATGGCAGGCGGCGTGGTAGGCGCTACCGTGCAAAAGGCTCTCAGCTTAGGGGTAGCGCGCGGCTTGTTCTCAAACGAGGCGGGTATGGGCTCTACACCGCATGCACATGCAATGGCAAAGGTAAAGCACCCCTGTGAGCAGGGCGTTGTTGCTATGATTGGTGTGTTTATCGATACTTTTATTGTGCTTACGATGACTGCATTGGTTATCATCACAACCGGTGCCCTCTCATCGGGCAAAACCGGTTCAGCGTTGGCTCAAAACGCATTTAACTCGGTGTTTGGCAGTGCGGGCAATATTTTTATTGCTATTTGTATGCTGTTTTTCGCATTTTCAACCATCATTGGCTGGTACTTCTTCGGCGAAGTGAATGTAAAATATCTGTTTGGTAAAAAAGCAGTCAAATTCTACTCTTTGCTTGTGGTAGTATTTGTCATCTTGGGCTCGCTGATGAAAGTGGATTTGGTGTGGAGCATGTCCGACATGTTTAATGCACTGATGGTAATACCAAACCTGATTGGTGTTTTGGCACTATCCGGATTGGTTGTTAAGCTGAACAAGCGCTACGAAAACGGCAATTTAGAGCCGTTGGATTTGGACTTGAAATAA
- a CDS encoding aspartate/glutamate racemase family protein, with protein sequence MKTIGLIGGMSWESTVGYYQIINRTIKEQLGGLHSAKCILFSVDFDEIEQCQASGNWEKSAHILMQAAQSLEKAGADFIVICTNTMHKVADKIQSSVSIPLLHIAEVTARELIKSGITRVALLGTKYTMEQEFYKSKLVVQHIDVLIPDDHDREFINDTIYHQLCVGIISKESKTGFLKIVDKLAEQGAQGVILGCTEIGMLIQNGDTPTPLFDTTEIHAKSAALYALEN encoded by the coding sequence ATGAAAACAATTGGCTTAATTGGTGGAATGAGTTGGGAAAGCACGGTTGGATATTACCAAATCATCAATCGTACCATAAAAGAGCAGCTTGGCGGGCTGCATTCGGCAAAATGCATTTTATTCAGTGTAGATTTTGATGAAATTGAACAATGCCAAGCAAGCGGAAATTGGGAGAAAAGCGCGCACATTTTAATGCAGGCGGCACAAAGCCTTGAAAAAGCAGGAGCTGATTTCATTGTGATTTGCACCAACACGATGCACAAGGTTGCCGATAAAATACAAAGCAGTGTGTCCATCCCTCTTTTGCATATAGCCGAAGTGACTGCACGCGAGCTTATAAAAAGCGGCATCACCCGTGTGGCACTGTTGGGCACAAAATATACAATGGAACAGGAGTTTTATAAAAGCAAGTTGGTGGTACAGCATATCGATGTACTGATACCGGATGACCATGACAGAGAATTTATCAACGATACAATTTACCATCAGCTCTGTGTGGGCATCATCTCAAAAGAATCAAAAACGGGTTTTCTCAAAATCGTGGACAAACTGGCAGAGCAAGGCGCACAAGGAGTTATTCTCGGCTGTACCGAAATTGGGATGCTCATTCAAAACGGCGACACGCCCACTCCGTTGTTTGATACAACAGAAATCCATGCAAAAAGTGCGGCACTGTATGCTCTCGAAAATTAA
- a CDS encoding 1-phosphofructokinase family hexose kinase translates to MRIERFIALSLNPALDTTLWIDGLEREYNQVLGEQCEAAGKAVNVARVLKAFDCPCKTLILAGENNRRKYFSRLDSDAIDYDAVFLSGEIRENISLVLPDDKMIRLARPGFTVSKAQIDEIKAHLAKMITPGTLAVVAGKNPIGLSEAEFIDLCAFIESKGAVLAVDTSSVKECDICAIRPWIIKPNLEELELMTGETLDTHEKLAAAFARFHREGVQHILLSMGGDGVLYSGGEGSDYQLLRAEVPQVHVKSTVGAGDSTLAGFLLSYHKGKAIDECVRVAASFGTASVMIDGTNPPRKQELEQVYPQVRVSKFIL, encoded by the coding sequence ATGAGAATAGAACGTTTTATAGCACTGTCATTGAACCCCGCTTTAGATACCACCCTTTGGATTGATGGGCTGGAGCGGGAGTACAATCAGGTGCTGGGCGAGCAGTGCGAAGCTGCGGGTAAAGCCGTAAATGTGGCGCGGGTGCTCAAAGCTTTTGACTGCCCCTGTAAAACGCTGATTTTAGCAGGAGAAAACAATCGCCGTAAATATTTTAGCCGTCTTGACTCAGATGCTATTGATTATGATGCTGTATTTTTATCGGGCGAAATCCGTGAAAATATCAGCTTGGTACTGCCCGATGACAAGATGATTCGATTGGCTCGCCCCGGCTTTACGGTAAGTAAAGCCCAAATCGACGAGATTAAGGCACACTTGGCAAAGATGATTACCCCGGGGACACTGGCGGTAGTTGCAGGCAAAAACCCCATTGGGCTGAGTGAAGCCGAGTTTATTGATTTGTGTGCTTTCATCGAGAGCAAAGGTGCGGTTTTGGCTGTGGATACCAGCTCGGTAAAAGAATGCGATATCTGTGCCATTCGCCCGTGGATTATCAAACCCAACCTTGAGGAGTTGGAACTGATGACAGGCGAAACTTTGGATACTCACGAAAAATTGGCTGCTGCCTTTGCAAGGTTTCACCGCGAAGGGGTGCAGCATATTTTACTTAGCATGGGCGGCGACGGTGTGCTTTACTCTGGGGGAGAAGGTTCGGATTACCAACTCCTTCGCGCAGAGGTACCGCAGGTACATGTAAAATCCACAGTGGGTGCGGGAGACAGTACCCTCGCGGGTTTTTTGCTTTCCTATCATAAAGGCAAAGCAATTGATGAGTGTGTGCGCGTCGCAGCAAGTTTTGGTACGGCATCGGTGATGATAGACGGCACCAATCCACCTCGTAAGCAGGAGCTTGAACAGGTATATCCACAAGTTCGGGTGTCGAAATTTATCCTATAA